A single region of the Methanomassiliicoccales archaeon genome encodes:
- the cysK gene encoding cysteine synthase A, with translation MKVANHILELRCNTPMLKLRNIAPESGAQVLIKLEFFNPSASVKDRIALYMIEEAERRGELKPGKRIVEASSGNTGIAFALAAAIKGYPITIVMPERMSEERKMVIRAYGADLVFTPGTEVGVDLAMAKAKEILESSEDYWMPGQFENIDNVRAHQLTTGPEIVEQAGSDLKAFIAGVGSGGTLTGVGRYFKEQGIDAQIVAVEPEGCSAILYGENGDHRIEGIGDGFIPQVLDTDIISSVEVVSDEDAILMARRLAREEGIMGGISSGANVIAALRVAEKLGPGDKVVTLAPDTGMRYFSTDLFEKE, from the coding sequence ATGAAGGTAGCAAATCACATCCTTGAGCTTAGATGCAATACGCCGATGTTGAAACTTAGGAATATTGCCCCAGAGAGTGGAGCCCAAGTGCTGATCAAGCTAGAGTTCTTCAATCCCAGCGCAAGCGTTAAGGATCGCATTGCCCTGTATATGATCGAGGAAGCAGAGCGACGCGGTGAGCTCAAGCCAGGGAAAAGGATAGTGGAGGCGAGCAGCGGAAACACTGGCATTGCCTTCGCCCTAGCGGCAGCAATCAAGGGATATCCTATAACCATCGTCATGCCTGAAAGGATGAGCGAGGAGCGGAAGATGGTCATCCGCGCCTACGGAGCCGATCTGGTCTTCACTCCAGGCACAGAGGTAGGCGTGGACCTTGCTATGGCCAAGGCGAAGGAGATACTGGAGAGCAGTGAAGATTATTGGATGCCCGGCCAGTTCGAAAACATTGACAATGTCAGAGCACATCAGCTAACGACAGGACCGGAGATCGTGGAGCAGGCAGGAAGTGATTTAAAGGCATTCATCGCTGGCGTGGGCTCAGGAGGAACGCTGACCGGAGTGGGAAGATACTTCAAGGAGCAGGGGATCGATGCCCAGATTGTCGCGGTCGAACCAGAGGGTTGCTCTGCCATCCTTTACGGTGAGAACGGTGATCATAGAATAGAGGGCATCGGAGACGGGTTCATTCCGCAAGTGCTCGATACCGACATTATCTCCAGTGTGGAGGTCGTCTCGGATGAGGATGCCATCCTAATGGCACGGAGGCTCGCAAGGGAAGAGGGCATAATGGGCGGCATCTCATCTGGTGCCAACGTGATCGCCGCACTTAGGGTGGCTGAGAAATTGGGACCGGGGGACAAAGTGGTCACCTTGGCTCCCGATACTGGCATGAGATATTTTTCGACGGACCTCTTCGAGAAGGAATGA
- a CDS encoding NAD(P)/FAD-dependent oxidoreductase has protein sequence MDKFKYIVIGNSAAGIATVEGIRKLDGEGTIAVISDEDMHAYCRCLTSYYIKGKVAKEGLLFRPKTFYEDLKVTPFLGKKAIKIKPEENWVELEGGTKLGYDELMLGTGASAVVYDMPGHEKKGVFVLRKYDDAEKILSEVKPGKKAAVLGGGLVGLKSADALHARGIETYVIITSKQVMSQTMDPEGAKIIQDRLEENGLHVITGTSVEEILGGDHVEGIRLSSGAIVEIDILVFGKGVFPNIHLAVDAGLETDYGILVDEHMRTSVANIYAAGDVAEAKDLINGGRYIHAIWPNAVEQGKVAGLNMAGGNVEYEGGMGMNSVELFGLPSISMGITKLRKPDDSYEFLSKLEPDKPFYRKIAVKNGRLVGAVCIGQVENAGIFAELIRQKIDVSEIKELLLDEDFDYAKLHDLKILDDEDMFVKVS, from the coding sequence ATGGACAAGTTCAAATATATCGTGATCGGCAACAGCGCTGCGGGAATCGCAACCGTCGAGGGGATAAGAAAACTCGACGGTGAAGGGACAATTGCCGTTATATCTGACGAGGATATGCATGCCTACTGCCGCTGTCTCACATCCTATTACATCAAGGGTAAGGTGGCCAAGGAAGGCCTACTGTTCAGGCCCAAGACCTTCTATGAGGATCTTAAGGTAACCCCTTTCCTTGGGAAGAAGGCCATCAAGATCAAGCCAGAAGAGAACTGGGTGGAGCTTGAGGGAGGAACCAAGCTCGGATATGATGAGCTCATGCTTGGAACGGGTGCCAGCGCGGTGGTCTACGATATGCCTGGCCATGAAAAGAAGGGCGTGTTCGTATTGAGAAAATACGACGATGCGGAAAAGATACTCAGTGAGGTTAAACCCGGAAAGAAGGCCGCGGTCCTTGGCGGAGGGCTCGTAGGACTCAAATCAGCAGACGCCCTTCATGCCCGGGGGATAGAGACTTACGTCATTATCACCTCCAAACAAGTGATGTCCCAGACTATGGATCCTGAGGGTGCAAAGATCATACAGGACAGGCTTGAGGAGAATGGCCTACATGTCATCACTGGAACTAGTGTTGAAGAGATCCTGGGCGGTGATCATGTTGAGGGTATCAGACTTTCAAGCGGGGCGATCGTAGAGATTGATATCCTGGTCTTCGGAAAGGGAGTTTTCCCGAACATCCATCTTGCAGTTGACGCTGGTCTGGAGACCGATTACGGCATCCTTGTAGACGAGCACATGAGAACCAGTGTCGCCAATATCTACGCAGCGGGGGACGTGGCAGAAGCCAAGGACCTGATCAATGGAGGTCGTTACATCCATGCCATATGGCCTAACGCGGTGGAACAGGGTAAAGTCGCTGGACTGAACATGGCCGGCGGAAACGTGGAATACGAGGGAGGCATGGGAATGAACTCAGTCGAGTTGTTCGGCCTTCCATCGATAAGCATGGGCATCACCAAGCTTCGAAAGCCAGATGATTCATATGAGTTCCTGTCCAAGCTTGAGCCTGATAAACCCTTCTACCGCAAGATAGCCGTCAAGAACGGAAGACTGGTGGGCGCTGTTTGCATTGGCCAGGTGGAGAACGCTGGCATCTTCGCAGAGCTCATCCGCCAGAAGATCGATGTCTCCGAAATCAAAGAATTGCTACTGGATGAGGACTTCGATTACGCGAAGTTGCACGACCTCAAGATACTGGACGACGAGGACATGTTCGTGAAGGTGTCTTGA
- a CDS encoding 4Fe-4S dicluster domain-containing protein yields the protein MKKIKINLDKCLGCKACEIACAREHASSENLADAAKENPKPKSRIKIQRGIRIRNEEERRAPFGESKKKLPKKAVYALRCRHCSSPRCVDACITGALRKDKEGVVIHEADKCVGCWMCIMACPYGAIKRDPASKIILKCDFCLGRYTPACVEACKTDAIVVVEVDDSSGILVEEVVEEIG from the coding sequence TTGAAGAAGATTAAGATAAATCTTGATAAGTGCCTCGGATGTAAGGCATGCGAGATAGCATGCGCAAGGGAGCATGCTTCATCTGAGAATCTTGCAGATGCTGCGAAGGAGAACCCCAAACCAAAGTCCAGGATCAAGATCCAAAGAGGAATCAGGATCCGGAATGAGGAAGAGCGAAGGGCCCCCTTCGGTGAATCCAAGAAGAAACTCCCCAAGAAGGCAGTATATGCTCTTCGATGTCGGCACTGCTCAAGTCCCCGTTGCGTGGACGCCTGCATAACCGGTGCCTTGAGGAAGGACAAGGAAGGTGTGGTGATCCACGAAGCGGACAAATGCGTAGGATGCTGGATGTGTATAATGGCATGTCCTTACGGGGCAATCAAGAGGGACCCCGCTTCAAAAATAATCCTCAAGTGCGATTTCTGTCTGGGGAGGTACACCCCAGCCTGTGTCGAGGCCTGCAAGACCGATGCCATAGTAGTAGTGGAGGTCGATGACTCCAGTGGAATCTTGGTCGAAGAGGTCGTTGAGGAGATTGGTTAA